AGTGCTGTTGATCTTCTTGATCGCCAGGATCTGAAGCACCGGGCCATCCACGACCTCGCCGTGCATAATGCGCTGTGGCCGGTAATTCGAGACGTCAGCACACAGATTCTACAATTTCAGGCAGGCATACTTACAGCAATTACTCCCGAGGACAAAGTTGCCAGTACCATTTTGATTGTTAACAAACAATTGGACAATTTCACAAGCAAAAATAATTCGTGCGTCGAGGGCTGGGAGCAAAGTGAAGCTAGAAGACGCGGGAAGGGCTGCCTCGGATTTTTGAATCAGTGGTGAGCGGAACTAGTTCCATTAGCGTTCCTATCAGGGCTGCATTTCAGGGCAGTCACTATTCGTTTAAAAAAAACCTATGCTGACgatgtttttttaatatatatattttttcctgTAATTTGTggtaaacaaataatttatacaaatttaaagtctttatatttaaatgcctTCCTAAGGGCAAGCATATACATATTCTTTTATTCTAAAGTTTATCTATTTTACTAGggaattaattattataagtccctcaaaataaaataaactgtTTTGAAACAATCTTCATATTAAGCCTTGCATTACGTATGTCTCCACATTTTTAAAGGGATTCAAACCAAAAATTGCGATTAAATtcttattaaaaaactaaacaGTTATAGGGACTTGATTACATTTTCTTTAGATATGATTCAATTGTTAGTTAAAAATCATAAAGCCGCCGACTAATTTTTACTGAACCCACCTCCACTTTCCAACACTGCAATTGTTTATTGGAACTTGTGTGCAGCCCTGACTCTGTTGGTTTTGCACACTTTTTCCCGCGCATTTTCGCACGCGTCGCCACAACAAGATCGGTagctcaaaaaaaaacaatacatATTGCAAACAAACGCCAAGGACAACACACGCTCGACATGGACAATCCCAGTTCTCCGCCACCAAATACGCCTAGCGACGCCGCCGAACGTCGCGATCTTCGAGCAGCGATGACGTCGCCTGTTGGCGATTTCGAGCCCTTTGAGAACGAGGACGAGATCCTGGGCGATCAGACGGTGCGCGATGAggccgaggaggaggatgGCGAGGAGCTGTTCGGGGACAACATGGAGAACGATTACCGTCCCATGCCGGAGCTGGATCACTACGATCCGGCGATGCTGGACGACGAGGATGACTTCTCGGAGATGTCCCAGGGCGATCGCTTTGCCGCAGAGTCGGAGATGCGACGGCGGGATCGGGCTGCCGGAATCCACCGCGACGATCGTGATCTGGGATTCGGTCAATCGGATGATGAGGACGATGTGGGACCCCGGGCCAAGAGACGGGCCGGCGAGAAGGCAGCTGTAGGGGAGGTGGAGGATACCGAGATGGTGGAGTCCATCGAGAACCTAGAGGATACTAAGGGACACTCCACCAAAGAATGGGTCAGCATGTTGGGACCTCGAACGGAGATTGCCAATCGTTTCCAGTCCTTCCTGAGGACTTTTGTGGACGAAAGAGGCGCCTACACCTATCGCGACCGCATCCGGCGGATGTGCGAGCAGAATATGTCATCTTTTGTGGTCTCCTACACGGATCTAGCCAACAAGGAGCACGTTCTGGCCTACTTCCTGCCCGAGGCTCCCTTCCAAATGCTCGAGATCTTCGACAAGGTGGCCAAGGATATGGTGCTGTCCATTTTCCCTACCTACGAGCGCGTCACCACCGAGATCCACGTGCGCATCTCGGAACTGCCGCTCATCGAGGAGCTGCGCACATTCAGGAAACTTCATCTAAACCAGTTGGTTCGCACTTTGGGCGTGGTCACTGCCACCACGGGTGTTCTTCCCCAGCTATCGGTGATCAAGTACGACTGTGTGAAGTGCGGATATGTGCTGGGTCCATTTGTCCAGTCGCAGAACACGGAGATTAAGCCGGGTTCCTGTCCAGAGTGCCAGAGCACTGGGCCTTTCTCAATCAACATGGAGCAGACCCTGTACCGCAATTACCAGAAGATCACCCTGCAGGAGTCGCCAGGCAGGATTCCAGCTGGACGCATTCCTCGCAGCAAGGACGTCATCTTGCTCGCGGATTTGTGCGATCAATGCAAGCCAGGCGATGAACTGGAGGTCACTGGTATATACACCAACAACTACGATGGTTCCTTGAATACAGATCAGGGATTCCCCGTTTTCGCCACCGTGATTATTGCCAATCATGTGGTTGTAAAGGATTCCAAGCAGGTGGTGCAGTCGCTTACGGATGAGGACATAGCCACCATTCAAAAACTGAGCAAGGATCCGCGCATTGTAGAGCGAGTAGTGGCCTCCATGGCGCCCTCTATCTACGGACACGATTATATCAAGAGGGCTCTGGCCTTGGCTCTCTTCGGTGGCGAGTCCAAGAATCCCGGAGAGAAACACAAGGTCAGGGGAGATATTAACCTACTCATTTGCGGAGATCCCGGCACGGCCAAGTCGCAGTTCCTCAAGTACATTGAAAAGGTTGCTCCTCGTGCTGTTTTCACCACTGGACAAGGAGCAAGCGCCGTGGGTCTTACGGCTTATGTGCGCCGGAATCCTGTTTCCCGGGAGTGGACATTGGAGGCGGGGGCTCTGGTGCTGGCTGATCAGGGAGTCTGCCTTATCGACGAGTTCGACAAGATGAACGACCAGGATCGTACCTCCATTCACGAGGCCATGGAGCAGCAGTCCATCTCCATTTCCAAGGCTGGTATTGTCACCTCTCTCCAGGCTCGTTGCACCGTCATTGCTGCCGCCAATCCCATTGGCGGCCGCTATGATCCCTCCATGACGTTCTCGGAGAACGTGAATCTCTCGGAGCCCATCCTGTCCCGTTTCGATGTCCTGTGCGTCGTGAAGGACGAATTTGATCCCATGCAGGATCAGCAGTTGGCCAAGTTCGTGGTGCACTCGCACATGAAGCACCACCCTAGCGAGGAGGAGCAGCCAGAGTTGGAGGAACCGCAGCTGAAGACCGTGGATGAGATCCCCCAGGATCTGCTGCGACAGTACATCGTATACGCTAAGGAGAATATTCGGCCCAAATTAACAGTGAGTTAAACTAATTGGAGTAACAAGATAATCGTATTAATAACTGGCTTTTATTTAGAACATCGACGAGGACAAGATCGCGAAGATGTACGCCCAGCTGCGTCAGGAGTCCTTCGCCACTGGTTCGCTGCCCATTACAGTGCGTCATATTGAGAGCGTGATCAGGATGTCGGAAGCCCACGCTCGCATGCATTTGCGAGAAAATGTGATGGAGGCCGATGTCAGCATGGCTATCCGTATGATGTTGGAGAGCTTCATTGAGGCGCAAAAGTTCAGCGTGATGAAGAAGATGCGCAGCACATTCCAGAAGTACCTGTCCTTCCAGAAGGACCATTCCGAGCTGCTCTTCTTTATCCTGCGGCAGCTGACGCTGGATCAGCTTGCCTATATCCGCTGCAAGGACGGGCCCGGTGCCACGCACGTGGAGATTATGGAGCGGGATCTGATAGAGCGGGCCAAGCAGTTAGACATTGTCAACCTAAAACCGTTCTACGATTCGGATCTTTTCCGCTCCAATGGATTCTCTTACGATCCGAAGCGTCGCATCATCCTCCAAATTGTGGTCGACGGCAACACAGCTTAAGTTTTAGTTTCCTATCCCATCTCATATAGTTCGTAGTGCTCACATCCATGTTTTGTTACCCCCATTTTTGGTCTAATAAAGTTTGATATActtatgtatttatataaaactgaAAATTGGAAGGAAATGCAAAAACTTTTTCTAacagatttttattttacataaAAATGATCCCCCAAAAAGAGGTTATTATTATTCATTGTCGCCCTCGATGCCCATGGCCTTGTCAAATTCCTCCTCGCTGATCTTGTTCTTTTTGAGCCGCTTAAATAACCGGATATCGCTGGCCAGTTCGTCGAGATCCTCTTGGCTGAACTGCTGTCTCTTTTTTCCCTTTCCGGATCCCGCCTCAGCCTCCGCCGCTTTCTTTCGTTGCTTCTTGGCCTTGCGCAGTTCCTTCTTCGACTTTGCATCCAGTTTGGCCTTCTTGGTCTGATCCCAGGACTCGACGCGCTTCTTATGCTGTTTCTGGCCCGGCCAGCTGCCCGTTTCCTGGTACGTTTCCATTTTTTTCTGTCGGACCTGCTCTTTTTGGGCGTTCTTGTAGGTGAGCTTGGTGAGGTCCACCTCGAAAGTGGGCGCAATATAGCCGCCTTCCTTGTAGTTCTTCAGCTCCGGCATGCGGGGCAGTTGCAGGAGGCCGTAAGCAGTAGCCATTTTGCCCAGATCCAGATCTTTTAGCCGGAGAATAGCACTACACTCGTGTTTGGTGTATGCCCTCACATGGGAGACAAAAGCGCGCATTCCCTTGTCATAAACGCCCTTGTCCGCCACCTGCAGCCGATGCAGTTGATCTAAAACGGCTGGCAGCTGCTTCTTTTCAGCAACAGCatcgtcctcctcctcttcgGTGGGCAGTTCATTTAGCTCCACCTTCTGGTTGATCTTCAGGAAGTGTATATAGGCATCCTCGCTGGGCAGGAGAAACACCAGAGCGTTGCCCTCGTTTCCCTGCCGAGCAGTGCGTCCCACGCGATGCACAAAGCTGGAGGCAGTCGAGGGTGGATCCCACTGCACCACCCACTCAATATCGGGCACATCCAAGCCGCGCGCCAGTACATCCGTGCAGAGGAGTACAGCTTGCGGTGTGTTTCGGAATTTCTCGACCACATTTGCCCTCTTGTTCTTCATCTTTCCGTGGATGCCCAGCACTGTGCGTTTGGGCAGAAGAGGCGGCAAGGCCTCCGCCCAGTACTCTACACAGGCGCAGGTGGGAAAGAAGACCATTACCTTCCCATTGCGAGTGGCGGGTGAACTAAGGAACTCCAACAGCGCCAGGAACTTGCGTTCTGGCTCGACAATCCTGTAGAAGTTCTGCAGGCGGGCGGGCGTGTTCACTGAGGCCTTCTCCTTGACCGAAACAAGTACTGGATTTCGCAAGCCCGCTCGGATTAAGTCCGTAACTTCGGTGGTCTGGGTGGCGGAGAAGAGTCCAGTTCGTCGCTGACGGGGCAAGTAGCCCAGTATGTTATTTACGCTCGTTTTGAACCCCAGGTCAAGCAGACGATCGGCTTCGTCGAGGACCAGGAACTCCAGACTTTTCACCTGTGCCGCCAAATTAAGATCATCGCCCTTGCGCTGAAAGAGATCCTCCAGTCGGCCGGGCGTGCACACCAGAATGCAGGGCGTCTCCTTGCGTAGCGTTGCTATGTCCTCCTCGATGCTGTTGCCACCCACAATCAGCTGTTGATTCAGGTGCTCCAGATCTTCGTGCTCCAGGAATTGTGCCAGCACTTCGGAGATCTGGCGGGCCAGCTCCCTGGTGGGTGAGATCACGAGGGCGCCAATCTCCTTCGGGCCCCACGGCGTCTCCTTGTGGCGTCTCTGCAGGATTTCCAAGAGGGGCACGAGGAACGCCAGCGTTTTTCCACTGCCCGTCACAGCCTCCGCGGAGACATCCTTGCGGGCCAAGAGCAGCGGAATGGCCGCCGTCTGGACGGGCGTCATCTGCTGGAAGCCGAAGCTCTGCACAACCTGGAGCACTGCATCTGAGAGTGGGGGTTTGTCCAGCGAAGACCACTTCTTTCGAGACATCGCAATTTATTTtgtcaacaaaacaaaaacatgtGCTTGGTAATGTGACCGTTTCGTTCGCTAGTCAAACCGGAGAGGTGGCAGCGCCGGCTGCTAAATTTTGAAATGTGCGCGTGGTTCAACCATTGCCAGCATGAATTCAGCGTTgccacactattatcataaaaGCAATCGATTGCCATCGGCAGATACTCGATTACTATTACCGCGCCTTTCAACGGCTTATCGAAATTCAAATGAATTGCATAATCAacattacattaaaaaaagctAAAACAGCCTTGACACTTGCGCTGCATCTCCAACAACAGCTGCCACCGCTTTCACTCACATTTCTATTCGCACCCGCCCACGAGTGTCCTAAAAAAAGGCGCCACACACACTGTTTGCTGTTCGGCTGCTTGTATGGATTCCAAATCATCCGAAAAAAAGCGTGTGCCATCTGTCGCTTGACGCTGCATTTCCAAAATATTGATGccagcaaataaaaaaaaatcggaaGTAAAAAGTGttcgatttttttatttttattttcatttcgtCAACAAAATGGGATAGCGATAGCGAGGGGAATCGTGGAGCGGAGTGGAGGACGAGGTGTTTAGACCGGACCAACAGGCTAAACGACCGACCGCCTTGGCAGACGCGCGTCAGACGAATTCGAGCCGAGTTCCGAAGGGGGAAAGAAAAGAGGAAAAAGTTTGGAACGCGTGTGGCCAAAAGTTAATGAAGCGTTTAAAAATTAACTTGTGGCCAAGTGGACTCAAAAAACGCTGAACAGTTAGGGCGAGAATGTGGCTCCAGTTAAGGGATTATGGCTGCTTAACGGTGTCAAAAAAATGTGGCTTagtcttaaatttaatgttatAAAGTTATATGTTCATTAAAAACACAAAGACACAAAATAGTAAAATCTGACACAAAACTAAGCAATTAACTTCCTTGAACACCCTGATCAGGAGTCACTTTCTGGATGGAGATCGTAATGGCATTGATCTATTTTCCTCATAAATATGTATTAAATTAGAGGATTTctttcatatttaatttcttttgtaCCCAAGGGAATAATCAATTCAAGAACGCCTTCAAATCCCGGCTCGCTGCCGCAGTTCTCATAAGCATGTCCTTGCTGGGTTCTttgtgtgtttttattttttttgtttgcccaACCCTTGAAGAGATTGATTATTGTTTATATTTGTGCCCCTGCACCGATGTGTATCTATATCTGTATCAAATGTATGGGCATGTGAATGCAGTGCAAACAGGCGAAGGATTGTGGTCAACGCCAACGCATCCCCTTTTTGAATTGGGGCAATTAAAGTTGTTCGCTCGACTCACTCCGCTGAATGGCTACATATATGGACACGTGATAGAGCCGGGGCCAGGGAAATAATCCTGCTTTCCCCGAGGACGAACCCAGGATAATTAACCCCTTCTGGCCCTCATCTTCCACTCCTGCGAGGGCGTTAAGTCGGACACGAGTTTCTGGTCAATTTATCAAATAATTCCACGAATTCCTAGAAATCGAAATAGAGCGATCTTTGAGCTGAGATTCTGAAATCGAAAGCCGTCTGGGAATTTGTCCTGGCGTCGGTTCGATCGCTtgtaattatgctaattatgAGTTTGATTGGTGTTCTAAATTCTTACAGAGTTAACCTGCCGGGCTTTTGTTCTCTCCGAAAAGAAACATTACACTAATTACTGTGCCCTTTGATTTTCACACATTTTGCTCTAGTTCCAATTATCCGGAACTCCTCTTCCTGCTGCAAATGGCAAATGCCGAAGGACTTTCTGCCAGGATCATTGATCATTCCGGTAATTTGCTGGGAATTTCTCCGCTTTCCGCAATGTCCTTGGCTACCTGACTGGATTCCTTTTCAGCTCCTGTGTGGTCACTTCAGCTACGTAACTACAAACGAGGTTTGCGGttgaaaatatcaatttccaTAAAGTGCAATTGTCACCTTAACGAAGAGACCTCCCCCAATGATCAAGAAACTGTCAGCGCTCCAGCTCAATCTCAAAAGTTGATTTTCAAATTAGAAAAACATCAACCAAATACCTGTACAGATTCCGGCAGACAGTAGTCACTTATCTGATGGTCAATTTTTCAATTTCACTGGCCGATGTTGAGAAATGGCCCCCGGTCCATCGATATCAGTTACGATTTACATTTcactttttacatttttacacTACCCAAAAACAAGGTAAGACATATCAATTACCCACGATCGGTGTTTGTTGACAGTCGCACTACTGGGATAGGAATAGGAATTGGTATTGGGATTGGGATCGTATGGCTGCTGGAGGATCCTTCCTAGAAAGTCATTTCTCACACTGACCGTTCTGggatttgtttgtgtttaaTTTCGATTTCTTTTGTACCGGCTACTTGACTGCGGCCCAAGTGTTTTCAGTTTTACACCAGACAGGCGACGGTGAGCTAAGGTGCCAAAAGTGGCAATGGCACCTATGGGAAATGGGAATTATCATAAACTGACCTCCGCAGAATTAAGTAAAATGAAGAGAAATAAGTAAAAAACAGAAGACAAGGGCCGAAATCCTTGAAACCGTTTGAAAGTTTCGCTTTTTTTGGGCTCGCAGAACCTCGGTTGTTACCCTAATTTCGGCTCATCTTCATCCAGACTCGCGGGCCCTGATCATCGGCAGCTTATCTCATCTCTCTAGCCGGCGCACGCGTGTCATCCCGGGCAGCAATCAAAGTGATATGAAAATTGCATTTGGGTTCAACAGGTTCGCAGTTTTCGATTGCTGATCGCTGTTGCCGGGGCACTCAAAAAAATATCCTCAAGAATTTGAAATAACAATACAAAGCAATGGAGAAAAGGTGAGGATTAGAactgatatatatatattcataaagaATTATTATTCCAGgacattttcaattttctaaagtataaaataaatagtttttcatattattattcataatatatcttaaaaactttatttacattatattttcaaagatcATTTTATGAATATGATTTTCACGCCTAATCCCTTTTCTTTCAGTGCACTCTTGCTGTTCTTTGCTGTTCTGTTAATTTTGTTTGCCTAAAGGTTAAACGTGCGAATTTCACCCAAAGGCAGTCGCCAGTTTCGAGGGCTCCAGGGACTCGATTCGGATTTCGGTGGTAATCGGTCTGACTTCTGACTGgccatccacatccacatccactcctgctcctgctcctgatCCCACTCCATTTATATCTGCGATTCGCGTACGGTACGCGAATTTCGCTGTTTCGCctaattaaatgtaatttggTACTTCCTTTTCAGCCGAAATAATGCATATAAATAGTATCTTTAGTTTACATTTTATATTCCCCCACCCGCCACTGGCACtcattattataaattttcgTTTTCTTTCAGCGATCGGCGAGTGGCTGAGATCCTGGTATGGCTATACCCCAACTCCACCCGGAGGTCAGAGGCGTCCCTCTGGCCTCTGGCCTCCATTCCGGGGTTGAATTCAATGGAATTCGCTGGGCCCTCCGCTGGCACTCTCTCCTTTTTCGCGGCAAACAAATCTTAAGTGCAACAATATGGCAATTGTTGTGTATTGCTACGAGAACTTGTTAATTGTTTCGCGCTCGAGTGGCCAAGAGGTCTGAATGGGCCTGAATGGGCTGTGGATTCTCCATGCCGAGGTGCTCCTTGCGTTTTCAGGGAAACACTTTCCAGACGGCCCTTCCATTGTGGCCTCCTCCATTCATGGAGTGCATCTAGAGCGGGATCGTGACCCGAATGCCGAGGGGTTCCTGCAATTGCTGCTTTGCCGCCTGCCGCCGCAAATTAGATGCTCAATTACGCTACGAGATCCGAGAATTCCTAGGTAATTTCGGAGTGATTCAGAGCTTCAGCTATTTCacacagaaaaaatattcTATTTAACGAAATATCTTTCTTAAATCGGAAGAAAACACGGGGTGTTCGTTTTTAGAACAACCGACTTAGGACTGATTTTTTATCCGCTAGTTAAGTTATGTAGGATTTCAACTCTAATATTCCACACCAAGATTCAAAAATGTACTTTT
This region of Drosophila subpulchrella strain 33 F10 #4 breed RU33 unplaced genomic scaffold, RU_Dsub_v1.1 Primary Assembly Seq354, whole genome shotgun sequence genomic DNA includes:
- the LOC119560129 gene encoding DNA replication licensing factor Mcm2, whose protein sequence is MDNPSSPPPNTPSDAAERRDLRAAMTSPVGDFEPFENEDEILGDQTVRDEAEEEDGEELFGDNMENDYRPMPELDHYDPAMLDDEDDFSEMSQGDRFAAESEMRRRDRAAGIHRDDRDLGFGQSDDEDDVGPRAKRRAGEKAAVGEVEDTEMVESIENLEDTKGHSTKEWVSMLGPRTEIANRFQSFLRTFVDERGAYTYRDRIRRMCEQNMSSFVVSYTDLANKEHVLAYFLPEAPFQMLEIFDKVAKDMVLSIFPTYERVTTEIHVRISELPLIEELRTFRKLHLNQLVRTLGVVTATTGVLPQLSVIKYDCVKCGYVLGPFVQSQNTEIKPGSCPECQSTGPFSINMEQTLYRNYQKITLQESPGRIPAGRIPRSKDVILLADLCDQCKPGDELEVTGIYTNNYDGSLNTDQGFPVFATVIIANHVVVKDSKQVVQSLTDEDIATIQKLSKDPRIVERVVASMAPSIYGHDYIKRALALALFGGESKNPGEKHKVRGDINLLICGDPGTAKSQFLKYIEKVAPRAVFTTGQGASAVGLTAYVRRNPVSREWTLEAGALVLADQGVCLIDEFDKMNDQDRTSIHEAMEQQSISISKAGIVTSLQARCTVIAAANPIGGRYDPSMTFSENVNLSEPILSRFDVLCVVKDEFDPMQDQQLAKFVVHSHMKHHPSEEEQPELEEPQLKTVDEIPQDLLRQYIVYAKENIRPKLTNIDEDKIAKMYAQLRQESFATGSLPITVRHIESVIRMSEAHARMHLRENVMEADVSMAIRMMLESFIEAQKFSVMKKMRSTFQKYLSFQKDHSELLFFILRQLTLDQLAYIRCKDGPGATHVEIMERDLIERAKQLDIVNLKPFYDSDLFRSNGFSYDPKRRIILQIVVDGNTA
- the LOC119560130 gene encoding probable ATP-dependent RNA helicase DDX55 homolog → MSRKKWSSLDKPPLSDAVLQVVQSFGFQQMTPVQTAAIPLLLARKDVSAEAVTGSGKTLAFLVPLLEILQRRHKETPWGPKEIGALVISPTRELARQISEVLAQFLEHEDLEHLNQQLIVGGNSIEEDIATLRKETPCILVCTPGRLEDLFQRKGDDLNLAAQVKSLEFLVLDEADRLLDLGFKTSVNNILGYLPRQRRTGLFSATQTTEVTDLIRAGLRNPVLVSVKEKASVNTPARLQNFYRIVEPERKFLALLEFLSSPATRNGKVMVFFPTCACVEYWAEALPPLLPKRTVLGIHGKMKNKRANVVEKFRNTPQAVLLCTDVLARGLDVPDIEWVVQWDPPSTASSFVHRVGRTARQGNEGNALVFLLPSEDAYIHFLKINQKVELNELPTEEEEDDAVAEKKQLPAVLDQLHRLQVADKGVYDKGMRAFVSHVRAYTKHECSAILRLKDLDLGKMATAYGLLQLPRMPELKNYKEGGYIAPTFEVDLTKLTYKNAQKEQVRQKKMETYQETGSWPGQKQHKKRVESWDQTKKAKLDAKSKKELRKAKKQRKKAAEAEAGSGKGKKRQQFSQEDLDELASDIRLFKRLKKNKISEEEFDKAMGIEGDNE